From Candidatus Pedobacter colombiensis, one genomic window encodes:
- a CDS encoding DUF6089 family protein gives MQYIRPLVYLFIFFFGILSAHAQTFELGLVGGGAGYMGDLNPDKPLKISGISVGGYAKINIDPYWAVGLHYTYGKIRGNDAESDNSQFRDRNLNFKTPLNEVSLQVDFNFLNYFAGGGTKRFTPYIFTGVGGVFYSPKAVYDNKEYNLRFYQTEGQDEAYKSYALSIPYGVGIKLRLKDRWGMFSQIGYRTAYTDYLDDVSGKYPDPNVWKNDAYLAERKFLSDPSLSQYGAPGIQRGDFRKRDTYMFVGIGISYTFVSQKCYTF, from the coding sequence ATGCAATATATCCGGCCGCTTGTATATCTTTTTATTTTTTTTTTCGGAATATTAAGTGCCCACGCCCAAACTTTTGAATTAGGATTAGTAGGAGGGGGCGCCGGTTATATGGGGGATCTCAATCCAGATAAACCTTTAAAAATTAGTGGTATTTCTGTTGGAGGATATGCCAAGATTAACATTGATCCATATTGGGCTGTAGGACTCCATTATACCTATGGAAAAATTAGAGGCAATGATGCCGAATCAGATAATAGTCAGTTTAGAGATCGGAATCTAAATTTCAAGACCCCATTAAATGAAGTCAGTCTGCAAGTTGATTTTAACTTCTTGAATTACTTTGCGGGTGGCGGCACCAAAAGATTCACACCTTATATCTTTACAGGCGTAGGAGGCGTGTTTTATAGTCCAAAGGCTGTGTATGATAATAAAGAGTATAATTTAAGATTTTATCAAACCGAAGGGCAAGATGAAGCTTATAAATCCTATGCTTTAAGTATACCGTATGGGGTAGGTATTAAGCTGCGGCTAAAAGACCGTTGGGGCATGTTTTCACAGATTGGATACAGGACAGCTTATACCGATTATCTGGATGATGTAAGTGGCAAATATCCTGATCCAAATGTCTGGAAAAATGATGCTTATTTAGCTGAACGTAAGTTTCTTTCCGATCCTTCGCTTAGTCAATATGGTGCTCCAGGTATACAAAGAGGTGATTTTAGAAAAAGAGATACATATATGTTTGTAGGTATTGGCATATCTTATACCTTTGTGTCCCAAAAATGTTATACATTTTAA
- a CDS encoding isoprenyl transferase — protein MGFKEQIDITRLPEHIAIIMDGNGRWAKNQGKFRAFGHESGVLSVKDIVEGCVDIGIKYLTVYAFSTENWNRPIDEVNALMELLISTINQETQTLTKNNIRLNAIGDIASLPQKCIDDLKSAMDKTANNTRCTLTLALSYSAKWEIIEAAKKLAKLVKEEEINIEDINEEQFSAQLTTLNMPDPELMIRTSGEHRVSNFLLWQMAYTELYFTDTLWPDFRQEDLFEAIVDYQKRERRFGKISEQLN, from the coding sequence ATGGGATTTAAAGAACAAATAGATATCACACGCTTGCCTGAACACATTGCCATCATCATGGATGGTAACGGTAGATGGGCTAAAAATCAAGGTAAATTCAGGGCTTTTGGCCATGAAAGTGGAGTGTTGTCGGTAAAAGACATCGTAGAAGGCTGTGTAGATATAGGCATCAAATACCTGACGGTTTATGCTTTTTCGACTGAAAACTGGAACAGACCTATAGATGAAGTTAACGCTTTAATGGAATTGCTTATCTCTACCATCAATCAGGAAACACAGACGCTTACCAAAAATAACATCAGACTCAATGCAATAGGAGATATTGCTTCGCTTCCTCAAAAATGTATTGATGATTTAAAAAGCGCGATGGATAAGACAGCGAACAATACCCGCTGTACCTTAACACTAGCCTTGAGTTATAGTGCTAAATGGGAAATTATCGAAGCTGCAAAGAAACTTGCAAAGCTGGTAAAAGAGGAAGAAATAAATATTGAAGATATTAACGAAGAGCAGTTTTCAGCTCAATTGACTACGTTAAATATGCCCGATCCGGAATTGATGATCAGAACCAGTGGTGAACACAGGGTGAGTAATTTTCTATTGTGGCAGATGGCCTATACAGAGTTATATTTTACGGATACGCTGTGGCCTGACTTTAGACAAGAAGACCTTTTTGAAGCTATTGTAGACTACCAAAAGCGCGAGCGCCGCTTTGGTAAAATTAGTGAACAACTTAACTAA
- a CDS encoding OmpH family outer membrane protein, which yields MRKLINAFFLAAGLLFTANIANAQQKLAHLNSATIIEAMPEVKTARTTLENLQKAKQTEIEKMITEYQSKLKAAQDKEKTMSEANKEVVGKELQTMGAELQDLEKRITDARTKAQQELEAKNAELFNPIQVKADNAIKAVAKEKGYAYVFDTANQALIYWDGGEDITALVRTKLGIGAAPTTAPKK from the coding sequence ATGAGAAAGTTAATCAATGCATTTTTTTTAGCAGCGGGGTTATTGTTTACTGCTAACATTGCAAATGCACAACAAAAACTTGCACACTTAAACTCTGCAACAATTATCGAAGCAATGCCAGAGGTTAAAACTGCACGCACAACATTAGAAAATCTTCAGAAAGCTAAGCAGACTGAAATTGAAAAGATGATTACTGAATATCAATCAAAGCTTAAAGCTGCTCAAGACAAAGAAAAAACAATGAGTGAGGCTAACAAAGAAGTAGTTGGTAAAGAATTGCAAACTATGGGTGCTGAACTTCAGGATTTAGAAAAACGTATTACTGATGCCAGAACTAAAGCGCAACAAGAATTAGAAGCTAAAAATGCTGAATTGTTTAATCCTATTCAAGTAAAAGCTGATAATGCAATTAAGGCGGTAGCTAAAGAAAAAGGTTATGCTTATGTATTTGATACTGCAAACCAGGCTTTAATTTACTGGGATGGTGGTGAGGATATCACTGCTTTAGTAAGAACTAAATTAGGTATCGGAGCAGCTCCAACTACTGCACCTAAAAAATAG
- a CDS encoding OmpH family outer membrane protein produces the protein MKKYFLICILLFVSFGAFAQRFAYVDTEYILKHLPDYKSSLNQLNVLSQQWQKQVDNNFVEIDKMYKAYQADQVLLTEDMRKRRENDIIEKEKQAKEFQRKIFAPEGELFQARTKLLSPIQNSVTKAVAEIAKVKLLDFIFDKSSEATMMIYASSAYDVSNDVIRKLGYKPESEIK, from the coding sequence ATGAAAAAGTATTTTTTAATTTGCATCTTGCTGTTTGTAAGCTTTGGTGCATTTGCACAAAGGTTTGCGTATGTTGATACAGAGTATATTCTGAAGCATTTGCCGGATTATAAGTCATCATTAAATCAGTTGAATGTTTTGTCGCAACAATGGCAAAAACAAGTAGACAATAACTTTGTCGAAATTGATAAAATGTATAAAGCTTATCAGGCAGATCAGGTATTACTGACAGAAGATATGCGCAAAAGAAGAGAGAATGACATTATTGAAAAGGAGAAACAGGCTAAAGAATTTCAGCGTAAAATATTTGCTCCGGAAGGAGAGCTATTTCAGGCCCGGACTAAATTACTAAGCCCGATTCAAAATAGCGTAACAAAGGCCGTGGCCGAGATAGCCAAAGTTAAATTGTTGGATTTCATCTTTGATAAAAGTAGTGAAGCAACAATGATGATTTATGCCAGCAGCGCTTATGATGTCAGCAATGACGTAATTAGAAAGCTAGGATATAAACCGGAATCAGAGATTAAATAG
- a CDS encoding POTRA domain-containing protein, with protein sequence MKRIYQLILLLLIGLPTMAQITRPQSNPAAPSLKVKGLELDYFNPKEYIIGGTTLTGTQYLDKDVIITLSKLIKGERIVLPGEATANAIKNLWAQGLFDDVQLDIVKIVEDTVYFDIEVVERPRLASFEFIGISKSQKTDILEKLNEKPGKAIINDNLYSSTTATIKKFLLGKGYFFTNVEYKTKPDPSQDNSVVLQVIIDKGRKVKVHNINFTGNKDFSSAKLRKYLKKTKQQAFYKVFGSGKFNKEKYEEDKVKLIAKLHDKGYRDATILRDSIYQYSPKAVGINIDLFEGPKYYFGNITWVGNAKYTTDYLQRALGIEKGEVFSEEKLEKKLRGSANGDDVSSIYLNDGYLTFNVDPVQTKIYGDTVEVEMRIYEGPQYTNNRITVVGNTITNDRVVLRDIRTKPGEKFSKDLLIRSVREIGQLGNFDESKTNPVPKPNPADGTVDIEYHVEEKPSDQIELSGGFGGGNIIGTLGLTFNNFSLRNLFNLSAYKPLPKGDGQKLSLRGQTNGKYYQSYSFSFSEPWLGGKKPISFGLSAFTSLQSNGGTNIYGQSLSPSDPNYSKIRLNGVTVSLGRRLNFPDNYFQLTYAANAQQYILNNYGGFLFSTGTSYNFNLTQELSRDSRDSPIFPQSGSYFKFTVQATPPYSLLNNVNYATASDKQRYKFTEYHKWKFESQWFQRLAGKFVVKAQAQFGFLGEYNSAVGQSAFERFKLGGDGMQGFDFLQGSELIAMRGYANNSVIPVGSNPNIAQQSGSPIFSKYVMELRYPVIASQQATAFIVAFAEGGNTWNSFSEFNPFNVRRSAGFGAKIFLPIFGLLGIDWGYGFDKIPGSPDANKGQFHFSIAQQLGGFN encoded by the coding sequence ATGAAAAGAATATACCAACTTATATTATTGTTGTTGATTGGTTTACCAACAATGGCACAGATTACCCGTCCTCAGTCCAATCCTGCAGCTCCTTCTTTAAAAGTTAAAGGGTTAGAACTGGATTATTTCAATCCTAAAGAGTATATCATTGGAGGTACCACTTTAACAGGTACACAATACCTGGATAAAGATGTAATCATTACACTTTCAAAACTGATCAAGGGCGAGAGAATCGTGCTTCCTGGTGAGGCAACTGCAAATGCAATCAAAAATCTTTGGGCTCAGGGCTTATTTGATGATGTTCAGTTGGATATCGTTAAAATCGTTGAAGATACTGTATATTTCGATATTGAAGTTGTTGAACGTCCCCGTTTAGCTTCTTTCGAATTTATAGGGATTAGCAAGTCGCAAAAGACGGATATTCTCGAAAAACTTAATGAGAAACCTGGTAAGGCTATTATCAATGATAATTTGTACAGTAGTACGACCGCAACCATTAAGAAGTTTTTACTGGGAAAGGGGTACTTCTTTACCAATGTTGAATACAAAACTAAACCCGATCCTAGTCAGGACAATAGCGTTGTGCTACAGGTAATTATTGATAAGGGTAGAAAAGTTAAAGTCCATAACATCAACTTTACAGGAAATAAGGACTTCTCGTCCGCTAAGCTGCGTAAGTATCTAAAGAAAACCAAGCAACAGGCATTTTATAAAGTATTCGGTTCCGGAAAGTTCAATAAAGAAAAATACGAAGAGGATAAGGTTAAGCTGATTGCTAAACTGCATGACAAAGGTTACCGCGATGCCACAATTTTGAGAGACAGTATTTATCAATACAGCCCTAAAGCGGTAGGTATTAATATCGACCTGTTTGAAGGACCTAAGTATTATTTCGGTAATATCACATGGGTAGGTAATGCAAAATATACTACTGATTATTTGCAAAGAGCACTAGGTATCGAAAAAGGTGAGGTATTTAGTGAAGAAAAATTAGAGAAAAAATTAAGAGGAAGTGCTAACGGGGATGATGTATCTAGTATTTACCTGAATGATGGTTATTTGACCTTTAACGTAGATCCGGTTCAAACAAAGATCTATGGTGATACAGTTGAAGTGGAAATGAGGATTTATGAAGGACCTCAGTATACCAACAACAGAATTACAGTAGTTGGAAATACAATCACGAATGACCGTGTAGTTTTACGTGATATCCGTACAAAACCGGGAGAGAAATTCTCAAAGGATTTATTGATCAGAAGTGTTCGTGAGATCGGCCAGCTAGGTAACTTTGATGAGTCGAAAACAAACCCTGTCCCTAAGCCAAATCCTGCTGATGGAACGGTAGATATTGAGTACCACGTAGAAGAGAAACCTTCTGACCAGATCGAACTTTCAGGTGGTTTTGGTGGTGGTAACATCATCGGTACTTTAGGTTTAACATTCAACAACTTCTCGTTAAGGAACCTGTTTAACTTAAGTGCTTATAAACCTTTGCCAAAAGGAGACGGACAAAAATTAAGTTTACGTGGACAAACAAATGGTAAGTACTATCAGTCTTATAGCTTCTCTTTCTCTGAACCTTGGTTAGGTGGTAAAAAACCAATCAGCTTTGGACTTAGTGCATTTACATCATTACAGTCTAACGGGGGTACGAATATTTATGGACAATCGTTATCACCTTCGGATCCCAATTATTCGAAGATCCGCTTAAATGGTGTTACTGTAAGCTTAGGAAGAAGATTAAACTTCCCGGATAACTACTTCCAGTTAACTTATGCTGCTAACGCACAACAGTACATATTGAACAACTATGGTGGATTCTTATTCAGCACAGGAACTTCATATAACTTTAACTTAACACAGGAACTAAGCAGGGATTCAAGAGACTCCCCAATTTTCCCTCAAAGTGGTTCTTACTTTAAATTTACAGTTCAGGCAACTCCTCCTTATTCATTGTTGAATAATGTGAACTATGCTACTGCATCAGATAAGCAACGTTATAAATTCACAGAGTACCACAAATGGAAATTTGAATCGCAATGGTTCCAAAGGTTAGCAGGAAAGTTTGTTGTGAAAGCACAAGCACAGTTTGGTTTCCTTGGTGAATATAACAGTGCCGTTGGTCAGTCTGCTTTCGAAAGGTTTAAATTGGGTGGAGACGGTATGCAAGGTTTCGACTTCTTGCAAGGTTCAGAATTGATCGCTATGCGTGGGTATGCCAATAACTCAGTAATACCGGTAGGATCGAATCCTAATATTGCACAGCAATCAGGTAGTCCAATCTTCTCAAAGTATGTAATGGAGCTAAGATATCCTGTAATTGCAAGTCAGCAGGCAACAGCATTTATAGTAGCTTTTGCTGAAGGGGGAAATACCTGGAACTCGTTCTCTGAATTTAATCCGTTTAATGTTAGACGCTCTGCAGGTTTTGGTGCAAAAATATTTTTACCGATATTTGGATTACTAGGAATTGACTGGGGTTATGGATTTGATAAAATCCCTGGATCACCTGATGCTAATAAAGGACAGTTCCACTTTAGTATTGCCCAACAACTTGGAGGATTTAATTAA
- a CDS encoding CBS domain-containing protein, whose product MLASELISYSIPPLKPSDTVQKSLDRMTEFKLSHMPIVNESQFLGLLAEDELIEVRDVNSLIGSLSLSLLNPFVYEDTHVYDVIRMLTQLNLSAVPVLDYKKNYLGLISVNTLLSYAADIFAVKETGGIIVLEISNRNNSLAHMAQIVEADNAQILSSYVQAFPDSTKLEVTLKINKTELSGIIASFERYNYQVKAVFNSTKADDGTEDRFNSFMNYLNV is encoded by the coding sequence ATGCTGGCATCTGAACTCATATCGTATTCAATCCCTCCTCTAAAGCCATCTGATACCGTTCAGAAGTCTTTAGATCGGATGACTGAGTTCAAACTGTCTCATATGCCAATTGTAAATGAATCCCAATTTCTGGGGTTGTTGGCAGAAGATGAATTAATTGAAGTTAGGGATGTAAATTCACTTATCGGCAGTCTTTCCTTATCCCTTTTAAATCCATTTGTATACGAAGATACGCATGTTTATGATGTGATCAGGATGCTAACACAGCTCAATCTTTCAGCAGTACCGGTGCTTGATTATAAGAAAAATTACCTGGGGTTGATATCAGTAAATACCCTTTTAAGCTATGCAGCGGATATTTTCGCCGTAAAAGAAACGGGGGGGATTATTGTTTTGGAAATAAGCAATAGGAATAATTCCCTGGCGCACATGGCTCAAATAGTGGAGGCCGACAATGCACAAATTCTATCTTCCTATGTACAGGCCTTTCCTGACTCTACCAAGCTGGAAGTAACATTGAAAATTAATAAAACAGAATTGTCCGGGATTATTGCTTCTTTCGAAAGGTACAACTACCAGGTAAAAGCAGTGTTTAATAGTACCAAGGCGGATGATGGGACGGAAGACAGGTTTAATTCATTCATGAATTACCTGAACGTATAA
- a CDS encoding NAD kinase yields MKIAIYGREFNNSVLPYVQEVFNVLDQYKTPILVYKKYLDFIQDKIKLPEHITAFTQHTELVGHTDVLISLGGDGTLLDTLSLVRDSGIPVIGINFGRLGFLASINKDEIKKAIEALKNKEYSLDKRTLLSLASTYNLFGEENFALNDITIHRRDNSAMMIIHAYMNNEFVNSYWADGLIIATPTGSTAYSLSCGGPIIYPSSQNFVITPIAPHNLNVRPVIVPDDVSLTFEVEARSAKFLVSCDSRTETVDRSVKLTLNKAKFHVNLIRLNNESYLTTLRNKLLWGIDTRNY; encoded by the coding sequence ATGAAGATTGCAATTTACGGTAGGGAATTCAATAATAGTGTGTTACCTTATGTTCAGGAAGTGTTTAACGTTCTTGATCAGTATAAAACACCTATTCTTGTTTATAAAAAATACCTTGATTTTATACAGGATAAAATTAAACTACCGGAGCATATCACAGCTTTTACACAGCATACAGAGCTTGTTGGGCATACTGATGTATTGATCAGTTTGGGGGGCGATGGAACTTTGCTGGATACCCTTTCTTTAGTTCGGGATTCAGGAATCCCGGTAATCGGAATTAACTTTGGTAGGCTTGGTTTTCTCGCCAGTATCAATAAAGATGAAATTAAGAAAGCAATTGAAGCTTTAAAGAATAAAGAATATTCCTTAGATAAACGAACGCTGCTTAGTTTAGCATCTACTTATAACTTGTTTGGAGAAGAAAACTTTGCATTGAATGACATCACCATTCACCGAAGAGATAATTCAGCGATGATGATCATTCATGCTTACATGAACAATGAATTTGTGAACTCATACTGGGCTGATGGGTTAATTATTGCAACACCAACAGGGTCCACAGCTTACTCTTTGAGTTGTGGTGGACCAATCATTTATCCAAGTTCGCAAAACTTTGTCATTACCCCGATAGCACCACATAATTTAAATGTGAGGCCGGTAATTGTTCCTGATGATGTTTCTTTAACCTTTGAGGTAGAAGCCAGAAGTGCTAAATTTCTGGTATCTTGCGATTCGAGAACGGAAACAGTAGACAGATCGGTAAAACTTACACTCAACAAAGCGAAATTTCATGTAAATTTGATCAGGCTTAACAATGAAAGCTATCTGACAACGTTAAGAAATAAACTCCTTTGGGGTATAGATACCCGTAATTACTAA